Proteins from one Drosophila gunungcola strain Sukarami chromosome 3R, Dgunungcola_SK_2, whole genome shotgun sequence genomic window:
- the LOC128254798 gene encoding leukocyte receptor cluster member 1 homolog — translation MNILPKKRWHVRTKENIARVRRDQAAAAAEEKVRQDKLEFAESEARINFLRRQSGLPEKVTSAKETQEVPESSSEPTKGVDLFADYKSHVKTTNKDLEKEQKEEQEKYEKQIGYLTYLGQDTNEALKVRSWYEVAPKRPEVGDPAATEAHLKQKLAHDPLTLINALLPPEKKDPKRATKRKRERTPTPTPEPSPPQKSKKHKKDKKHGKHKKHKGGKSKKEAKETLLTAERQKREKLERLRKERLRRETAERQRSELLFAPKEPAVAASAASTPAPTPRIVQKYNSQFNPELAKQNMV, via the exons atgaatattttaccCAAGAAACG CTGGCATGTGCGCACCAAGGAAAATATTGCCCGTGTCCGCCGGGATCAAGCAGCTGCCGCAGCGGAGGAGAAAGTCCGTCAGGACAAATTGGAATTTGCC GAGAGCGAGGCACGCATTAATTTCCTGCGCCGCCAGTCGGGCCTGCCGGAGAAGGTGACCTCTGCCAAGGAAACCCAAGAGGTGCCGGAATCCAGCTCTGAACCCACCAAAGGAGTAGATCTCTTTGCAGACTACAAGAGCCATGTGAAGACCACCAACAAAGACCTGGAAAAGGAGCagaaggaggagcaggagaagTACGAGAAGCAGATTGGATACCTCACCTACTTGGGCCAAGACACCAATGAAGCGCTCAAAGTGCGCAGCTGGTACGAGGTGGCACCCAAACGCCCAGAAGTGGGTGATCCCGCTGCTACGGAGGCGCATCTCAAGCAAAAGCTTGCCCACGATCCTCTGACCCTCATCAATGCCCTGCTGCCGCCGGAGAAGAAGGATCCCAAGCGGGCCACTAAGAGAAAACGTGAAAGGACACCCACTCCTACGCCAGAACCTTCACCACCCCAGAAGTCCAAAAAACACAAGAAGGACAAGAAGCATGGCAAGCATAAGAAGCACAAGGGTGGAAAGAGCAAAAAGGAAGCCAAGGAAACCCTTCTGACCGCCGAACGCCAAAAGCGCGAGAAGCTGGAGAGACTGAGAAAGGAGCGCTTGCGACGCGAGACGGCGGAACGACAGCGTTCCGAGTTGCTTTTCGCGCCCAAAGAGCCGGCGGTGGCCGCCAGTGCAGCATCCACGCCAGCTCCCACGCCCAGGATAGTCCAGAAGTACAACAGCCAGTTTAATCCGGAGTTAGCCAAGCAAAACATGGTTTAG
- the LOC128254704 gene encoding protein slender lobes-like isoform X1 — protein sequence MRNNRLKCWITLQSGTCQLISFFGSASWRLRFFFFVIICLRVKDSRLIYSNCRVRKTTEPGQMDDNTENDDGKRVTRARTRRLSVLDTDSRPSTPQLLETAAERGTASPRATRRTRLNSSTVDVRTPTRTRRASLARGETPEPTTPSSVKRTARTPAKNTRSVRQQLTLTEEPEEVEIKQEKPIRSPSPVRSKAGARQERKPSASPVPKEARRTATPTQSDEKRVTRSMSQTPPIVARSPIHAPRNVNSSPEDESKAQTVEPAKEKVVNKNTSKVAVRLEKMSLSKATGKTVEVAKQLILPDEAKEKIPSQESAEEAKKPETPPFSGAPKKTELSQDSSEPAKDIGKLPFLKTFNTLAQIKASSTSLRTEDNQEDPKIDKKIKTPQKVPSVGDPQIEKKIETSQKIPHAEAVEKKLETPQKTPTVKAASKDEKKIETAQKIQPVEIVVKIEKKSETPQKLQTVEEAPKVEKKFETPQKIQTIKAEPSQTVPPVDAQPVEMPKTPEKDESMEEQEFLDAEDSIFEAEPQHDEPMLEKDLAGIINLDTDEPVFSPQASSAEEEPEASAETSRDKTMEEENMFKAKITEIIDLPGLTPGIKSRLVGAPPQELKRSVGFNNGTDDLEVEKTRFPKTPGREKVPVGRTFTPKAETPIKLALQKGRNSSTPILKDQQLELSISKVEMQPAPAQIDAIKAFDELDSKNARDEIVGQADMSPLKAENKILSCLESSDEVDDRDDEEEHDEDEPMCEFGDLEAEVAGEDYMSGDSMDSSMRREMEENEIPSGGESVGSKDTEESTPEESEGDDSFIVSDNEVEEEVGQLCYSSDEEEEDEEVLYEKIEKKRRRIAVASSSDEEEHQDQNKEMNKSKSEMPKNQSNCSSNASKLSEAAQLMNASAEKSSISEAELERSRQVALNELNKSERFNKTETRLDFSVMEVDSSDHEEEVEVETQKASAKSNKSVYEIVDSDEVEELEEADKKNESHADEEAKKEESTPAKTTFQKPLKSADEEALLAELASSDLRHLETMFNPLQKSRRQSLYVASPELAAKEPKLRRRSDRAHVGSDFCPSQSFVEMVAEKKRQKNKRKRLSKSLSGTADLEELEIQHERKRLKSSHGDSTESLEADPEAEVAAEDDATEGESSEVDVPNKDATKSSLRNTTVHGSPEKEDVPDQTPETAVAPEESSLEEPKPSQAPHPPEDCPKSVETTKPTEKGPPKMEKDAEYYLSYCRNLLEAANEAKLKEKKQQLAMGAKQKKPKRLGSQAAPKPLATNSSDTEAPIAKPSKQLPPLKKDIKRLQAARQAVSHAVNLLAPPKATDGEPRTLSRKLSPQPPLTDNKKAKQKKQKKKEKAQEKSPIKSSDEENHGHQVNRIRTNAGYVTVVNEPLQKIPKIELIKTSSGMVRVEPCTPKQKYFRELPATPKMHGFREEPGPSGIAKKRSKHQALKAEDAGKHNPAKQSALRFKEQIFARKS from the exons ATGCGCAACAACCGGCTGAAGTGTTGGATAACGCTACAAAGCGGCACATGTcaattgatttcattttttggcTCGGCGTCTTGGCGTCTTCGTTTCTTtttctttgtaataatttgCCTGCGGGTTAAAGACTCTCGTTTGATTTATAGTAATTGTCGTGTACGGAAAACAACAGAGCCGGGCCAAATGGATGATAATACGGAGAATGACGATGGAAAACGCG TGACGCGGGCACGCACTCGCCGCCTGTCCGTGCTGGATACGGACAGTCGTCCGAGTACTCCTCAGTTGTTGGAAACCGCGGCGGAACGAG GAACCGCCTCGCCACGTGCCACACGCCGCACTCGCTTGAACTCGTCCACTGTGGATGTGAGGACTCCGACGCGCACCAGACGCGCCTCCTTGGCACGCGGCGAGACTCCCGAGCCGACCACGCCCTCTTCCGTGAAGAGGACCGCTCGCACGCCGGCCAAAAACACCAGATCCGTACGCCAACAGCTCACGCTCACGGAGGAGCCCGAGGAGGTGGAGATTAAGCAGGAGAAGCCCATCCGCAGTCCTAGTCCAGTGCGCAGCAAGGCCGGCGCCAGGCAGGAGCGGAAGCCAAGTGCCAGTCCCGTGCCCAAGGAGGCCAGGCGcacagccacgcccacacagAGTGACGAGAAACGGGTGACGCGCTCCATGTCGCAAACGCCTCCAATTGTGGCACGTTCGCCCATCCACGCACCGCGTAATGTGAACTCTTCTCCGGAGGACGAGTCAAAGGCACAGACCGTGGAGCCAGCGAAGGAGAAGGtcgtaaataaaaatacctcCAAGGTGGCCGTCAGACTGGAGAAAATGTCGTTAAGCAAAGCCACCGGGAAAACGGTGGAGGTGGCTAAACAATTGATTCTACCGGACGAAGCCAAGGAGAAGATACCATCCCAGGAATCAGCTGAGGAAGCAAAGAAACCTGAAACACCGCCCTTTTCTGGGGCGCCCAAAAAAACTGAACTTAGTCAGGATTCCTCGGAGCCTGCCAAGGATATCGGTAAACTCCCGTTCTTAAAGACATTTAACACACTTGCACAAATTAAGGCTTCAAGCACATCTTTAAGAACTGAAGACAACCAGGAGGACCCTAAAATCGACAAGAAAATCAAAACTCCGCAGAAAGTGCCATCAGTTGGGGACCCccaaattgaaaagaaaatcgAAACTTCGCAAAAGATTCCACATGCTGAGGCAGTAGAAAAGAAACTTGAAACTCCGCAGAAGACTCCAACAGTTAAGGCAGCTTCTaaagatgaaaaaaaaatcgaaactgCGCAGAAGATTCAACCTGTTGAGATAGTCgttaaaatagaaaagaaaTCGGAAACTCCGCAGAAGCTTCAAACAGTTGAGGAAGCTCCTAAAGTTGAAAAGAAATTCGAAACTCCACAAAAGATTCAAACAATTAAAGCAGAACCTTCCCAGACGGTTCCTCCTGTTGACGCTCAACCTGTCGAGATGCCAAAAACTCCAGAAAAAGATGAATCAATGGAGGAGCAAGAGTTCTTGGATGCAGAAGATTCGATTTTCGAGGCTGAGCCGCAGCACGATGAACCAATGCTGGAAAAAGATCTAGCTGGGATTATAAATCTAGACACCGATGAGCCCGTATTTTCTCCACAAGCCTCGAGTGCAGAGGAAGAGCCAGAAGCCAGCGCAGAAACTTCCCGAGATAAAACTATGgaagaagaaaatatgtttaaagcCAAGATAACCGAGATTATTGATTTACCGGGTCTAACGCCTGGCATCAAATCTCGTCTGGTTGGTGCCCCTCCACAGGAGCTAAAGAGATCGGTGGGCTTCAACAACGGTACTGATGACTTAGAGGTCGAGAAGACACGTTTTCCAAAGACTCCCGGTCGCGAGAAGGTGCCAGTTGGCCGCACTTTCACTCCAAAGGCGGAGACACCCATAAAATTAGCCCTGCAAAAGGGGCGGAATAGTTCCACGCCCATATTAAAGGATCAACAACTAGAGTTGTCCATCAGCAAGGTGGAAATGCAGCCAGCGCCTGCCCAAATTGATGCCATTAAGGCTTTCGATGAGCTGGATTCAAAGAATGCAAGGGATGAGATAGTCGGGCAGGCCGACATGTCGCCTCTTAAGGCTGAGAACAAAATACTTTCTTGCCTCGAAAGCTCCGACGAAGTGGATGATAGAGATGACGAGGAGGAGCACGACGAAGATGAACCCATGTGCGAATTTGGGGACCTAGAGGCTGAAGTAGCTGGAGAAGATTACATGTCTGGCGACTCAATGGATAGTTCGATGCGTCGGGAGATGGAGGAGAATGAAATTCCAAGTGGTGGCGAGTCCGTTGGAAGTAAGGACACTGAGGAATCTACGCCAGAAGAATCTGAAGGCGATGACTCCTTTATTGTCTCGGACAACGAGGTCGAAGAGGAAGTGGGACAACTTTGCTACTCCtccgacgaggaggaggaagacGAAGAAGTTCTTTATGAAAAAATCGAGAAGAAGCGTCGCCGCATTGCCGTAGCAAGTTCCAGCGACGAAGAGGAGCACCAAGATCAGAACAAGGAGATGAACAAGAGCAAATCGGAGATGCCCAAGAACCAGAGCAACTGCTCCTCCAACGCCAGCAAACTGAGCGAGGCTGCCCAACTGATGAATGCCAGCGCGGAGAAGTCCTCGATTTCGGAAGCTGAGCTGGAGAGATCCCGCCAAGTCGCTCTTAACGAATTGAACAAGTCTGAGAGGTTCAACAAGACCGAAACTCGTCTGGACTTCAGCGTCATGGAGGTGGATTCCTCGGACCACGAGGaagaggtggaggtggagacGCAGAAGGCTAGCGCCAAGAGCAACAAAAGTGTCTATGAGATCGTGGATTCGGATGAAGTGGAGGAACTCGAGGaagctgataaaaaaaatgagtcGCATGCAGATGAGGAAGCTAAAAAGGAGGAGTCTACTCCTGCCAAAACCACATTCCAAAAGCCCTTGAAATCTGCGGATGAAGAAGCTCTGCTAGCCGAGCTGGCCTCTAGTGATCTCCGCCACTTGGAAACAATGTTCAATCCGCTCCAGAAATCCCGTCGCCAGTCATTGTACGTGGCTAGTCCCGAGTTGGCAGCCAAGGAGCCGAAACTGAGACGCCGTAGTGATCGTGCCCATGTTGGCAGTGACTTTTGCCCCTCGCAATCCTTTGTTGAAATGGTAGCAGAGAAAAAAAGGCAGAAGAATAAGCGCAAACGCCTGTCGAAGAGCTTATCGGGCACTGCCGATCTGGAGGAATTGGAGATCCAGCACGAACGCAAGCGCTTAAAAAGTTCACATGGTGATTCCACCGAGTCCTTGGAGGCAGATCCCGAAGCGGAGGTTGCCGCTGAGGATGATGCCACTGAGGGGGAGAGCTCGGAAGTAGATGTTCCCAATAAAGACGCTACTAAATCTTCACTTCGAAATACTACTGTACATGGATCCCCCGAAAAAGAAGACGTTCCTGACCAGACTCCCGAAACAGCAGTCGCCCCAGAGGAATCTTCTCTGGAGGAACCAAAACCTTCTCAAGCGCCGCATCCACCCGAGGATTGTCCAAAGTCAGTTGAAACTACTAAGCCTACGGAGAAGGGGCCGCCCAAAATGGAAAAGGATGCCGAGTATTACTTGTCATATTGTCGAAACCTTCTCGAGGCAGCCAACGAGGCTAAGTTAAAGGAGAAAAAACAG CAACTTGCCATGGGAGCGAAGCAAAAGAAACCAAAGCGACTGGGTTCGCAAGCGGCTCCCAAACCCTTAGCCACCAATAGCTCTGACACAGAAGCACCGATCGCGAAGCCGTCCAAGCAGCTACCACCGCTCAAAAAGGATATAAAGCGCCTTCAGGCCGCACGGCAGGCTGTGAGTCATGCTGTTAATCTACTTGCGCCTCCAAAAGCCACGGACGGAGAG CCTCGCACTCTCTCGCGTAAATTGTCGCCACAGCCGCCGTTGACGGACAATAAAAAGGCCAagcaaaagaaacaaaagaaaaaggaaaaggcaCAGGAAAAATCGCCGATAAAAAGTTCTGATGAGGAGAACCACGGCCATCAAGTGAACCGTATACGGACGAATGCTGGCTATGTCACGGTGGTCAACGAGCCGCTTCAGAAAATACCCAAAATAGAGCTAATTAAAACCAGTTCGGGTATGGTGCGCGTTGAGCCGTGCACTCCCAAGCAGAAATATTTCCGCGAGCTGCCAGCCACACCAAAAATGCATGGGTTCCGCGAGGAACCAGGACCATCAGGCATAGCAAAGAAGCGATCCAAACATCAGGCATTGAAGGCCGAAGACGCTGGCAAACACAATCCCGCCAAACAGTCGGCGCTGCGCTTCAAGGAGCAAATTTTTGCCCGAAAGTCTTAG
- the LOC128254704 gene encoding protein slender lobes-like isoform X2, with protein MSVTRARTRRLSVLDTDSRPSTPQLLETAAERGTASPRATRRTRLNSSTVDVRTPTRTRRASLARGETPEPTTPSSVKRTARTPAKNTRSVRQQLTLTEEPEEVEIKQEKPIRSPSPVRSKAGARQERKPSASPVPKEARRTATPTQSDEKRVTRSMSQTPPIVARSPIHAPRNVNSSPEDESKAQTVEPAKEKVVNKNTSKVAVRLEKMSLSKATGKTVEVAKQLILPDEAKEKIPSQESAEEAKKPETPPFSGAPKKTELSQDSSEPAKDIGKLPFLKTFNTLAQIKASSTSLRTEDNQEDPKIDKKIKTPQKVPSVGDPQIEKKIETSQKIPHAEAVEKKLETPQKTPTVKAASKDEKKIETAQKIQPVEIVVKIEKKSETPQKLQTVEEAPKVEKKFETPQKIQTIKAEPSQTVPPVDAQPVEMPKTPEKDESMEEQEFLDAEDSIFEAEPQHDEPMLEKDLAGIINLDTDEPVFSPQASSAEEEPEASAETSRDKTMEEENMFKAKITEIIDLPGLTPGIKSRLVGAPPQELKRSVGFNNGTDDLEVEKTRFPKTPGREKVPVGRTFTPKAETPIKLALQKGRNSSTPILKDQQLELSISKVEMQPAPAQIDAIKAFDELDSKNARDEIVGQADMSPLKAENKILSCLESSDEVDDRDDEEEHDEDEPMCEFGDLEAEVAGEDYMSGDSMDSSMRREMEENEIPSGGESVGSKDTEESTPEESEGDDSFIVSDNEVEEEVGQLCYSSDEEEEDEEVLYEKIEKKRRRIAVASSSDEEEHQDQNKEMNKSKSEMPKNQSNCSSNASKLSEAAQLMNASAEKSSISEAELERSRQVALNELNKSERFNKTETRLDFSVMEVDSSDHEEEVEVETQKASAKSNKSVYEIVDSDEVEELEEADKKNESHADEEAKKEESTPAKTTFQKPLKSADEEALLAELASSDLRHLETMFNPLQKSRRQSLYVASPELAAKEPKLRRRSDRAHVGSDFCPSQSFVEMVAEKKRQKNKRKRLSKSLSGTADLEELEIQHERKRLKSSHGDSTESLEADPEAEVAAEDDATEGESSEVDVPNKDATKSSLRNTTVHGSPEKEDVPDQTPETAVAPEESSLEEPKPSQAPHPPEDCPKSVETTKPTEKGPPKMEKDAEYYLSYCRNLLEAANEAKLKEKKQQLAMGAKQKKPKRLGSQAAPKPLATNSSDTEAPIAKPSKQLPPLKKDIKRLQAARQAVSHAVNLLAPPKATDGEPRTLSRKLSPQPPLTDNKKAKQKKQKKKEKAQEKSPIKSSDEENHGHQVNRIRTNAGYVTVVNEPLQKIPKIELIKTSSGMVRVEPCTPKQKYFRELPATPKMHGFREEPGPSGIAKKRSKHQALKAEDAGKHNPAKQSALRFKEQIFARKS; from the exons ATGTCAGTGACGCGGGCACGCACTCGCCGCCTGTCCGTGCTGGATACGGACAGTCGTCCGAGTACTCCTCAGTTGTTGGAAACCGCGGCGGAACGAG GAACCGCCTCGCCACGTGCCACACGCCGCACTCGCTTGAACTCGTCCACTGTGGATGTGAGGACTCCGACGCGCACCAGACGCGCCTCCTTGGCACGCGGCGAGACTCCCGAGCCGACCACGCCCTCTTCCGTGAAGAGGACCGCTCGCACGCCGGCCAAAAACACCAGATCCGTACGCCAACAGCTCACGCTCACGGAGGAGCCCGAGGAGGTGGAGATTAAGCAGGAGAAGCCCATCCGCAGTCCTAGTCCAGTGCGCAGCAAGGCCGGCGCCAGGCAGGAGCGGAAGCCAAGTGCCAGTCCCGTGCCCAAGGAGGCCAGGCGcacagccacgcccacacagAGTGACGAGAAACGGGTGACGCGCTCCATGTCGCAAACGCCTCCAATTGTGGCACGTTCGCCCATCCACGCACCGCGTAATGTGAACTCTTCTCCGGAGGACGAGTCAAAGGCACAGACCGTGGAGCCAGCGAAGGAGAAGGtcgtaaataaaaatacctcCAAGGTGGCCGTCAGACTGGAGAAAATGTCGTTAAGCAAAGCCACCGGGAAAACGGTGGAGGTGGCTAAACAATTGATTCTACCGGACGAAGCCAAGGAGAAGATACCATCCCAGGAATCAGCTGAGGAAGCAAAGAAACCTGAAACACCGCCCTTTTCTGGGGCGCCCAAAAAAACTGAACTTAGTCAGGATTCCTCGGAGCCTGCCAAGGATATCGGTAAACTCCCGTTCTTAAAGACATTTAACACACTTGCACAAATTAAGGCTTCAAGCACATCTTTAAGAACTGAAGACAACCAGGAGGACCCTAAAATCGACAAGAAAATCAAAACTCCGCAGAAAGTGCCATCAGTTGGGGACCCccaaattgaaaagaaaatcgAAACTTCGCAAAAGATTCCACATGCTGAGGCAGTAGAAAAGAAACTTGAAACTCCGCAGAAGACTCCAACAGTTAAGGCAGCTTCTaaagatgaaaaaaaaatcgaaactgCGCAGAAGATTCAACCTGTTGAGATAGTCgttaaaatagaaaagaaaTCGGAAACTCCGCAGAAGCTTCAAACAGTTGAGGAAGCTCCTAAAGTTGAAAAGAAATTCGAAACTCCACAAAAGATTCAAACAATTAAAGCAGAACCTTCCCAGACGGTTCCTCCTGTTGACGCTCAACCTGTCGAGATGCCAAAAACTCCAGAAAAAGATGAATCAATGGAGGAGCAAGAGTTCTTGGATGCAGAAGATTCGATTTTCGAGGCTGAGCCGCAGCACGATGAACCAATGCTGGAAAAAGATCTAGCTGGGATTATAAATCTAGACACCGATGAGCCCGTATTTTCTCCACAAGCCTCGAGTGCAGAGGAAGAGCCAGAAGCCAGCGCAGAAACTTCCCGAGATAAAACTATGgaagaagaaaatatgtttaaagcCAAGATAACCGAGATTATTGATTTACCGGGTCTAACGCCTGGCATCAAATCTCGTCTGGTTGGTGCCCCTCCACAGGAGCTAAAGAGATCGGTGGGCTTCAACAACGGTACTGATGACTTAGAGGTCGAGAAGACACGTTTTCCAAAGACTCCCGGTCGCGAGAAGGTGCCAGTTGGCCGCACTTTCACTCCAAAGGCGGAGACACCCATAAAATTAGCCCTGCAAAAGGGGCGGAATAGTTCCACGCCCATATTAAAGGATCAACAACTAGAGTTGTCCATCAGCAAGGTGGAAATGCAGCCAGCGCCTGCCCAAATTGATGCCATTAAGGCTTTCGATGAGCTGGATTCAAAGAATGCAAGGGATGAGATAGTCGGGCAGGCCGACATGTCGCCTCTTAAGGCTGAGAACAAAATACTTTCTTGCCTCGAAAGCTCCGACGAAGTGGATGATAGAGATGACGAGGAGGAGCACGACGAAGATGAACCCATGTGCGAATTTGGGGACCTAGAGGCTGAAGTAGCTGGAGAAGATTACATGTCTGGCGACTCAATGGATAGTTCGATGCGTCGGGAGATGGAGGAGAATGAAATTCCAAGTGGTGGCGAGTCCGTTGGAAGTAAGGACACTGAGGAATCTACGCCAGAAGAATCTGAAGGCGATGACTCCTTTATTGTCTCGGACAACGAGGTCGAAGAGGAAGTGGGACAACTTTGCTACTCCtccgacgaggaggaggaagacGAAGAAGTTCTTTATGAAAAAATCGAGAAGAAGCGTCGCCGCATTGCCGTAGCAAGTTCCAGCGACGAAGAGGAGCACCAAGATCAGAACAAGGAGATGAACAAGAGCAAATCGGAGATGCCCAAGAACCAGAGCAACTGCTCCTCCAACGCCAGCAAACTGAGCGAGGCTGCCCAACTGATGAATGCCAGCGCGGAGAAGTCCTCGATTTCGGAAGCTGAGCTGGAGAGATCCCGCCAAGTCGCTCTTAACGAATTGAACAAGTCTGAGAGGTTCAACAAGACCGAAACTCGTCTGGACTTCAGCGTCATGGAGGTGGATTCCTCGGACCACGAGGaagaggtggaggtggagacGCAGAAGGCTAGCGCCAAGAGCAACAAAAGTGTCTATGAGATCGTGGATTCGGATGAAGTGGAGGAACTCGAGGaagctgataaaaaaaatgagtcGCATGCAGATGAGGAAGCTAAAAAGGAGGAGTCTACTCCTGCCAAAACCACATTCCAAAAGCCCTTGAAATCTGCGGATGAAGAAGCTCTGCTAGCCGAGCTGGCCTCTAGTGATCTCCGCCACTTGGAAACAATGTTCAATCCGCTCCAGAAATCCCGTCGCCAGTCATTGTACGTGGCTAGTCCCGAGTTGGCAGCCAAGGAGCCGAAACTGAGACGCCGTAGTGATCGTGCCCATGTTGGCAGTGACTTTTGCCCCTCGCAATCCTTTGTTGAAATGGTAGCAGAGAAAAAAAGGCAGAAGAATAAGCGCAAACGCCTGTCGAAGAGCTTATCGGGCACTGCCGATCTGGAGGAATTGGAGATCCAGCACGAACGCAAGCGCTTAAAAAGTTCACATGGTGATTCCACCGAGTCCTTGGAGGCAGATCCCGAAGCGGAGGTTGCCGCTGAGGATGATGCCACTGAGGGGGAGAGCTCGGAAGTAGATGTTCCCAATAAAGACGCTACTAAATCTTCACTTCGAAATACTACTGTACATGGATCCCCCGAAAAAGAAGACGTTCCTGACCAGACTCCCGAAACAGCAGTCGCCCCAGAGGAATCTTCTCTGGAGGAACCAAAACCTTCTCAAGCGCCGCATCCACCCGAGGATTGTCCAAAGTCAGTTGAAACTACTAAGCCTACGGAGAAGGGGCCGCCCAAAATGGAAAAGGATGCCGAGTATTACTTGTCATATTGTCGAAACCTTCTCGAGGCAGCCAACGAGGCTAAGTTAAAGGAGAAAAAACAG CAACTTGCCATGGGAGCGAAGCAAAAGAAACCAAAGCGACTGGGTTCGCAAGCGGCTCCCAAACCCTTAGCCACCAATAGCTCTGACACAGAAGCACCGATCGCGAAGCCGTCCAAGCAGCTACCACCGCTCAAAAAGGATATAAAGCGCCTTCAGGCCGCACGGCAGGCTGTGAGTCATGCTGTTAATCTACTTGCGCCTCCAAAAGCCACGGACGGAGAG CCTCGCACTCTCTCGCGTAAATTGTCGCCACAGCCGCCGTTGACGGACAATAAAAAGGCCAagcaaaagaaacaaaagaaaaaggaaaaggcaCAGGAAAAATCGCCGATAAAAAGTTCTGATGAGGAGAACCACGGCCATCAAGTGAACCGTATACGGACGAATGCTGGCTATGTCACGGTGGTCAACGAGCCGCTTCAGAAAATACCCAAAATAGAGCTAATTAAAACCAGTTCGGGTATGGTGCGCGTTGAGCCGTGCACTCCCAAGCAGAAATATTTCCGCGAGCTGCCAGCCACACCAAAAATGCATGGGTTCCGCGAGGAACCAGGACCATCAGGCATAGCAAAGAAGCGATCCAAACATCAGGCATTGAAGGCCGAAGACGCTGGCAAACACAATCCCGCCAAACAGTCGGCGCTGCGCTTCAAGGAGCAAATTTTTGCCCGAAAGTCTTAG
- the LOC128254817 gene encoding slender lobes-like protein isoform X2, which yields MVISRSAAKLRENQVQITPSKSPVAKKNVRDFDTARHSVGEAVKLLEAQAGIEIKQTSSRKIRKKRKKSAPLSQPTVINKELPKKKRVKRKKRSKKPKPQNASNKDNKDKPVYRVRTSKGFLTISEESPPKVPFIKLIKIRSHIKQQTSATQDGGRRRI from the exons ATGGTGATAAGCCGCAGTGCAGCCAAGTTGAGGGAGAACCAAGTG CAGATCACGCCATCCAAATCGCCTGTTGCTAAGAAAAATGTTAGGGACTTCGACACCGCCCGACACTCCGTTGGTGAAGCTGTGAAACTATTGGAGGCACAAGCGGGAATCGAGATAAAG CAAACTTCCTCGCGTAAGATTCGGAAGAAGCGAAAAAAGTCAGCTCCATTGTCGCAACCAACAGTCATCAACAAAGAA CTACCGAAAAAGAAGAGGGTCAAAAGGAAGAAGCGGTCTAAGAAGCCAAAGCCCCAAAATGCATCCAATAAGGACAACAAGGACAAACCTGTATATCGTGTCAGGACGAGCAAGGGTTTTCTAACAATTTCCGAAGAGTCGCCTCCAAAAGTACCCTTTATTAAGCTTATCAAGATCAGGTCACACATCAAGCAACAGACATCGGCGACTCAAGACGGAGGCAGGCGTAGAATCTAG
- the LOC128254817 gene encoding slender lobes-like protein isoform X1: MVISRSAAKLRENQVHTVSENKQITPSKSPVAKKNVRDFDTARHSVGEAVKLLEAQAGIEIKQTSSRKIRKKRKKSAPLSQPTVINKELPKKKRVKRKKRSKKPKPQNASNKDNKDKPVYRVRTSKGFLTISEESPPKVPFIKLIKIRSHIKQQTSATQDGGRRRI, encoded by the exons ATGGTGATAAGCCGCAGTGCAGCCAAGTTGAGGGAGAACCAAGTG CATACTGTTTCGGAAAACAAGCAGATCACGCCATCCAAATCGCCTGTTGCTAAGAAAAATGTTAGGGACTTCGACACCGCCCGACACTCCGTTGGTGAAGCTGTGAAACTATTGGAGGCACAAGCGGGAATCGAGATAAAG CAAACTTCCTCGCGTAAGATTCGGAAGAAGCGAAAAAAGTCAGCTCCATTGTCGCAACCAACAGTCATCAACAAAGAA CTACCGAAAAAGAAGAGGGTCAAAAGGAAGAAGCGGTCTAAGAAGCCAAAGCCCCAAAATGCATCCAATAAGGACAACAAGGACAAACCTGTATATCGTGTCAGGACGAGCAAGGGTTTTCTAACAATTTCCGAAGAGTCGCCTCCAAAAGTACCCTTTATTAAGCTTATCAAGATCAGGTCACACATCAAGCAACAGACATCGGCGACTCAAGACGGAGGCAGGCGTAGAATCTAG
- the LOC128254817 gene encoding slender lobes-like protein isoform X3: protein MVISRSAAKLRENQVITPSKSPVAKKNVRDFDTARHSVGEAVKLLEAQAGIEIKQTSSRKIRKKRKKSAPLSQPTVINKELPKKKRVKRKKRSKKPKPQNASNKDNKDKPVYRVRTSKGFLTISEESPPKVPFIKLIKIRSHIKQQTSATQDGGRRRI from the exons ATGGTGATAAGCCGCAGTGCAGCCAAGTTGAGGGAGAACCAAGTG ATCACGCCATCCAAATCGCCTGTTGCTAAGAAAAATGTTAGGGACTTCGACACCGCCCGACACTCCGTTGGTGAAGCTGTGAAACTATTGGAGGCACAAGCGGGAATCGAGATAAAG CAAACTTCCTCGCGTAAGATTCGGAAGAAGCGAAAAAAGTCAGCTCCATTGTCGCAACCAACAGTCATCAACAAAGAA CTACCGAAAAAGAAGAGGGTCAAAAGGAAGAAGCGGTCTAAGAAGCCAAAGCCCCAAAATGCATCCAATAAGGACAACAAGGACAAACCTGTATATCGTGTCAGGACGAGCAAGGGTTTTCTAACAATTTCCGAAGAGTCGCCTCCAAAAGTACCCTTTATTAAGCTTATCAAGATCAGGTCACACATCAAGCAACAGACATCGGCGACTCAAGACGGAGGCAGGCGTAGAATCTAG